From Microcystis aeruginosa NIES-2549, a single genomic window includes:
- a CDS encoding Uma2 family endonuclease — translation MTIPLAPRLSDTLPPITWEKLPADFVLPDEPVESTLQPLLAAALRESLELASLIVEASLIASNFGICATVGGKTVVKAPDWVYVPAVAPIREGEIPRSYTPHAEGEVPAIVMEFISETEGGEYSINPHYPYGKWYFYERILQVPVYIIFQPQTGELEVYRLVAGKYELQKADENYRYWLAEIGLFLGVWQGKKAAVTAHWLRWWDQSVNLLLWGSERIEQERKRVEQAERKVERMAAQLKAIGIDLGAE, via the coding sequence ATGACAATCCCATTAGCACCTCGCCTCTCTGATACTTTACCCCCCATTACCTGGGAGAAATTGCCAGCGGATTTTGTCCTCCCTGATGAACCAGTGGAAAGCACCCTACAACCCCTCCTCGCGGCGGCTTTGCGAGAATCTTTAGAATTAGCCAGTTTAATTGTGGAAGCGAGTCTTATTGCTTCTAATTTTGGCATTTGCGCCACCGTTGGCGGTAAGACAGTAGTAAAAGCTCCCGATTGGGTTTATGTACCCGCAGTAGCACCTATCCGAGAAGGAGAAATTCCCCGCAGCTACACGCCTCATGCAGAAGGGGAAGTACCAGCAATTGTCATGGAATTCATCTCAGAAACGGAGGGAGGGGAGTATTCTATCAATCCCCACTATCCCTATGGCAAGTGGTATTTCTACGAGCGAATCTTACAAGTGCCTGTCTATATTATTTTTCAACCACAAACAGGAGAATTAGAAGTTTATCGCTTAGTAGCAGGGAAGTATGAGTTACAGAAAGCTGATGAAAATTATCGTTACTGGCTGGCAGAAATTGGTTTATTTTTAGGAGTATGGCAGGGGAAAAAAGCAGCAGTAACGGCTCATTGGTTGCGCTGGTGGGATCAATCAGTTAATTTACTATTGTGGGGTAGTGAACGGATTGAACAGGAGCGGAAAAGAGTCGAACAAGCCGAACGGAAGGTAGAGCGCATGGCGGCACAGCTGAAGGCCATAGGAATTGACTTGGGGGCTGAATAA
- a CDS encoding flippase, producing MFDKLTGITQKLGPGLRKILGNVGWLFVERILTMILAFFVGIWVIRYLGSENFGKLSYTTSFVALFSAISQLGLNAIVVRNIVHKEKAAPEILGTAFVLKLIASLLTIIITGIAIWTFDADPNVRWMTLIISFSLMFSAFDVIEFWFQSQVLSGVLAILRSVQLILSSLIKLSFIAFKLSLMAFVWLILAEQVVKVLGMLWVYFKHHQSIWQWRVNWSKGLEMLRDSWPLILSGVMITIYMKIDQIMLGNMANAQAVGNYAAAVRFSEIWYFIPVAVCSSVFPAILRAKQRSREEYYARLQQLYDLMAWMALAIAVPMTFASVPLLTNLLGKDYAEAGQILAWHIWAGPFVFLGVARSNWLMAENFTRFSFLTTSLGAIVNVWLNFLLIPPYSGVGAAIATVLSYAVASHISCLLYPPMFKPGLMLTKALFIPFRFEQNLNYFNKIKRTLI from the coding sequence ATGTTCGATAAACTGACGGGGATCACTCAGAAACTGGGTCCAGGATTGCGTAAAATTCTCGGTAACGTCGGCTGGCTGTTTGTCGAGCGCATCCTGACCATGATACTAGCCTTTTTCGTCGGAATCTGGGTTATTAGATATTTAGGGTCAGAAAATTTTGGCAAACTAAGTTATACTACTAGCTTCGTTGCTCTTTTTAGTGCGATCTCTCAATTGGGTTTGAATGCCATCGTCGTCCGCAATATTGTCCATAAAGAAAAGGCTGCCCCAGAGATTTTGGGTACTGCTTTTGTGCTAAAGTTGATAGCCAGTTTATTGACAATTATTATAACTGGTATAGCCATCTGGACGTTTGATGCCGATCCTAACGTTCGCTGGATGACCTTAATTATTTCCTTTAGCTTAATGTTCAGTGCTTTTGACGTGATCGAGTTTTGGTTTCAATCACAGGTACTTTCAGGAGTCCTAGCTATACTGAGAAGCGTCCAGTTAATTTTGAGTTCCCTGATCAAACTTTCATTTATTGCCTTCAAGTTGTCGTTAATGGCTTTTGTCTGGTTAATTCTGGCAGAGCAGGTTGTGAAGGTGCTGGGAATGCTCTGGGTTTATTTTAAGCATCACCAATCTATATGGCAATGGAGAGTCAATTGGTCGAAAGGGTTAGAAATGCTGCGAGATTCATGGCCGCTGATCCTATCGGGTGTCATGATCACGATTTACATGAAGATTGACCAAATAATGCTCGGTAATATGGCAAATGCTCAAGCAGTGGGAAACTATGCGGCGGCGGTCAGGTTCTCAGAAATTTGGTATTTTATTCCTGTGGCAGTTTGTTCTTCTGTCTTTCCTGCAATCCTGCGGGCGAAGCAGAGGAGTAGAGAGGAATATTATGCTAGACTACAACAATTGTACGATCTCATGGCTTGGATGGCACTGGCCATTGCAGTTCCCATGACTTTTGCTTCAGTTCCTTTGTTGACAAATTTGCTCGGTAAGGACTATGCTGAAGCTGGTCAAATTCTAGCATGGCACATCTGGGCCGGTCCTTTCGTCTTTTTGGGGGTGGCTCGCAGTAACTGGTTAATGGCTGAAAATTTCACCCGGTTTAGTTTTTTGACGACTTCATTAGGAGCGATTGTCAATGTCTGGTTGAATTTCTTGCTTATTCCCCCCTACAGCGGTGTGGGAGCGGCGATAGCAACCGTGCTATCCTATGCAGTAGCTTCTCATATTAGCTGTCTCCTTTATCCTCCTATGTTCAAGCCTGGTTTGATGTTAACTAAAGCTTTGTTTATACCATTTCGTTTTGAGCAAAATCTAAATTATTTTAATAAAATAAAGCGAACTCTAATATAG
- the nadA gene encoding quinolinate synthase NadA: MFTTVQPANRSSLPDDLFTAIKELKRELNAVILAHYYQNSDIQDIADYIGDSLGLSQQAAQTPADVIVFAGVHFMGETAKILNPDKLVLLPDLDAGCSLADSCHPQDFARFKAQYPDHIVISYINCSAEIKAMSDIICTSSNAVKIVNQIPVNQPIIFAPDRNLGRYVSQQTGRDLVLWQGSCIVHETFSERKIIELKVAHPEAKIIAHPECESSVLRHADYIGSTTALLNYSLKSSEKTFIVVTEPGIIHQMQKSAPEKVFIPAPALNNCACNECPYMRLNTLEKLYLCMRDKTPEITISEDLRVKALLPIQRMLEMS; the protein is encoded by the coding sequence GTGTTTACAACTGTTCAACCCGCAAATCGATCGAGCTTACCTGATGACCTATTTACAGCAATTAAAGAGCTTAAACGGGAATTAAACGCTGTTATTCTGGCTCACTACTATCAAAATTCTGACATACAGGATATAGCTGATTATATTGGTGATTCTCTAGGTTTATCCCAGCAGGCTGCCCAAACCCCAGCAGATGTAATCGTATTTGCGGGGGTTCACTTCATGGGAGAGACAGCTAAAATCTTAAATCCGGATAAGTTGGTATTGCTGCCGGATTTAGATGCGGGATGTTCTTTAGCTGATAGTTGTCATCCTCAAGATTTTGCTCGTTTTAAAGCCCAATATCCCGATCATATCGTGATTTCCTATATCAATTGCAGTGCAGAAATTAAAGCCATGAGTGATATTATCTGCACCAGTTCCAATGCAGTCAAAATAGTTAATCAAATCCCTGTCAATCAACCGATTATCTTCGCTCCTGATCGCAATTTAGGCCGTTACGTCAGTCAGCAAACTGGTAGAGATTTAGTTCTCTGGCAGGGTAGTTGTATTGTCCATGAAACTTTTTCCGAACGCAAGATAATAGAATTAAAAGTCGCCCATCCAGAAGCAAAAATTATCGCCCATCCTGAGTGTGAATCATCGGTTTTACGCCATGCCGATTATATTGGTTCTACGACGGCACTATTAAATTATTCTCTAAAAAGTTCTGAAAAAACCTTTATTGTCGTCACAGAACCCGGGATTATTCACCAGATGCAAAAATCGGCCCCAGAGAAAGTATTTATCCCCGCACCAGCTTTAAATAACTGTGCTTGTAATGAGTGTCCCTACATGAGACTGAACACTCTCGAAAAGTTGTATCTCTGTATGCGAGATAAAACTCCAGAAATTACTATTTCTGAAGATTTAAGAGTTAAGGCACTGTTGCCGATTCAAAGAATGTTAGAAATGTCTTAA
- a CDS encoding GumC family protein has translation MMNNQQNGALKTQSQANLPVFAQPAFIPSPTQEEEELNLRQFLSVIKHRWWLIAGITLGVTGALAVWTFSKTPIYQGRFLLLIGQPIEENKSSSRLATQDILPQLGGEDIDYDTQIAVLTSPQLLNPILSKITPKYPDFTYSDLISKTGKSDLKITQLKETKVLEISYQDAEPEKIKLVLDNLARHYLKYSSQERKTEINQGLDFVNAQLPVLRERVNSLQKQMQQFRQQYNFLDPDKEATRLSQQLTATEQEYQAAQVALNEINSRYQALQQQVGLAPNQAIIATYLSESPGYQDLLKQLQEVEVELAEQSAVFAKDSPIIATLEEKRANLLPLLQKEAQRTLGEKLPQTVGNSPALVSQSALRVELTQQLVEAANSRQTLEIKVESLARALEQQKASVKNLAVLARRYTDLQRELEIATTSLGGFLEEQQKLQLQVAQQVVPWQLISPPEVGEEFVSPKPTRNLALGVIGGLLLGLGAAFLAERLDPVHHSADELKEDTKLPLLGAIPWQKDLGTIDKVTAALPQLTVGARKITIPNTTLKSANENPSYYNFSPFSEAFHTLNTNIRLLGSDSPLKSLVISSVSPGDGKTTMAINIAKAAARMGQKVLLVDADLRRPQIHHRLNLDNDHGLSNVLAENLDWNKAIQSLPRYEKNFGSLSILTAGSIPPDPTRLLSSQRMQEMISQLQQDDVFDLIIYDLPPIAAFADAKILAAMATGLILVTKLGKTDRFVLKNLLEDLRLSQISVLGLVANNVSRKDHNYRYYGYYYGKR, from the coding sequence ATGATGAACAACCAACAAAATGGGGCTTTAAAAACCCAAAGTCAAGCAAATCTGCCAGTTTTTGCCCAACCGGCTTTTATCCCCTCCCCGACGCAAGAAGAAGAGGAACTCAACCTGCGTCAATTCCTTTCCGTCATCAAGCATCGCTGGTGGTTAATCGCTGGCATCACCCTAGGGGTGACAGGAGCGCTCGCTGTTTGGACTTTTTCAAAAACCCCTATCTATCAAGGTAGATTCCTGCTGCTCATCGGTCAACCCATCGAGGAAAATAAAAGTTCTTCCAGACTGGCAACCCAAGATATCCTACCTCAGTTGGGGGGTGAAGACATCGATTATGATACCCAAATCGCCGTTTTAACCAGTCCTCAACTCCTTAACCCCATCCTTAGTAAAATAACCCCTAAGTATCCCGACTTTACCTACAGTGATTTAATTAGTAAAACTGGCAAATCTGATCTCAAAATTACTCAATTAAAAGAGACGAAAGTTTTAGAAATTTCCTATCAAGATGCGGAACCAGAAAAAATCAAGCTGGTTTTAGATAATTTAGCCCGTCATTACCTCAAATATAGTTCTCAGGAACGGAAGACCGAAATTAATCAAGGCTTAGACTTTGTTAACGCTCAATTGCCCGTGCTGCGGGAACGAGTTAATTCTCTACAAAAACAAATGCAGCAATTCCGGCAGCAATACAATTTCCTGGATCCCGATAAAGAGGCGACTCGTTTATCACAACAATTAACCGCTACTGAACAAGAGTATCAGGCAGCCCAAGTTGCCCTTAACGAAATTAACTCTCGCTATCAAGCTTTACAACAACAGGTGGGATTAGCCCCTAATCAGGCAATTATCGCCACCTATCTCAGTGAATCTCCCGGTTATCAAGATTTGCTCAAGCAGCTGCAGGAAGTGGAAGTGGAACTGGCCGAACAATCGGCAGTTTTCGCCAAAGATAGCCCGATAATCGCCACACTAGAGGAAAAACGGGCTAATTTACTGCCCCTACTGCAAAAAGAGGCCCAGAGAACCCTAGGGGAAAAACTGCCCCAGACAGTGGGTAATTCCCCGGCTTTGGTATCTCAGAGCGCTTTGCGGGTAGAATTAACCCAACAATTGGTGGAAGCCGCTAACAGTCGCCAAACCCTAGAAATTAAGGTAGAATCCCTTGCCCGGGCCCTGGAACAGCAGAAAGCCTCGGTCAAAAATCTTGCGGTTTTGGCCCGTCGCTATACGGATTTGCAGCGAGAATTGGAAATCGCCACCACCAGTCTCGGCGGTTTTCTGGAGGAACAACAAAAATTACAGCTACAGGTGGCACAACAAGTGGTGCCTTGGCAACTAATTTCCCCCCCAGAAGTAGGGGAAGAGTTCGTTTCCCCTAAACCCACGCGAAATCTGGCTTTAGGGGTTATTGGTGGCCTGTTACTAGGACTGGGGGCAGCCTTTTTAGCCGAAAGATTAGACCCCGTTCATCATAGTGCAGATGAACTAAAAGAAGATACCAAACTACCCCTTTTAGGCGCAATTCCCTGGCAAAAAGACCTCGGTACGATCGACAAAGTGACCGCCGCCCTACCCCAGTTAACAGTCGGCGCTCGCAAAATTACTATCCCTAATACTACCCTAAAATCAGCCAACGAAAACCCCTCCTACTATAATTTCTCCCCCTTCTCGGAAGCTTTCCACACTCTTAATACCAATATTCGCCTCCTCGGTTCCGATTCCCCCCTCAAGTCCCTCGTGATTAGTTCTGTATCACCGGGAGATGGTAAAACCACCATGGCAATAAATATCGCTAAGGCGGCCGCTCGTATGGGACAAAAAGTCTTATTGGTGGATGCCGACCTGCGACGACCCCAGATTCACCATCGACTTAATCTCGATAACGACCACGGACTTAGTAATGTCCTCGCCGAGAATCTCGATTGGAACAAAGCAATTCAATCCCTACCCCGCTACGAGAAGAATTTCGGGAGTTTATCGATTCTTACCGCCGGTTCAATTCCCCCAGATCCAACCCGCTTGCTTTCTTCCCAGAGAATGCAGGAGATGATCTCGCAATTACAGCAAGACGACGTTTTCGATCTAATTATCTACGATCTACCACCGATCGCCGCTTTTGCCGATGCAAAAATTCTCGCCGCCATGGCCACCGGCCTGATTCTCGTCACCAAACTGGGCAAAACTGATCGCTTTGTGCTGAAAAATCTACTCGAAGATCTGAGATTATCCCAGATTTCCGTGTTAGGTTTAGTGGCTAATAATGTTAGTCGGAAAGACCACAATTATCGTTACTATGGCTATTACTACGGCAAAAGATAA
- a CDS encoding pentapeptide repeat-containing protein, which yields MKPITGPLTRSLLTAFCLLLLTVFSCFQPAIARAVTTTDGAPAKITLIEPAAAGDNLQKLQATNACVGCDFNGISLKDLNLSWANLEGANLSQADLERTNLQGANLKGTDLGGADLGKTLLAGADLSGANLLGADLEKANLQGANLTNANLQKADLEKANLTNARLDGANLQDADGEGVIGVDPNQFKS from the coding sequence ATGAAACCAATTACAGGCCCCCTCACTCGATCGCTACTGACAGCCTTCTGTCTATTGCTACTCACAGTTTTTTCTTGCTTCCAGCCTGCCATCGCTAGGGCCGTTACCACCACTGACGGCGCACCGGCAAAAATTACTCTGATCGAGCCGGCTGCCGCTGGGGATAATCTGCAAAAACTACAGGCAACTAACGCCTGTGTCGGTTGTGACTTTAACGGCATTAGCCTCAAAGATTTAAACTTGTCCTGGGCCAATTTAGAAGGAGCAAACCTCAGCCAAGCGGATCTAGAAAGAACAAACCTACAGGGTGCTAACCTCAAAGGGACTGATCTCGGGGGAGCCGACCTCGGCAAAACTCTCCTAGCGGGGGCCGATTTAAGCGGGGCCAATCTCTTAGGTGCAGATTTAGAAAAAGCCAACCTGCAAGGGGCAAACTTAACCAACGCCAATCTCCAAAAAGCTGACTTAGAGAAGGCCAATCTCACTAATGCTCGCTTAGATGGTGCTAACCTACAAGATGCGGACGGTGAAGGAGTGATCGGTGTCGATCCCAATCAGTTTAAAAGTTAA
- a CDS encoding DASH family cryptochrome, protein MRVLIWYRNDLRVHDHEAIYQAVQEQLEIIPFYCFDERQFGLTSYGFPKTGKFRAKFLLESVADLRQSLESLGGNLIIRRGKPEEIIPQLVQQLQIAKVYYHQEVTAEELVVDKALNKALSGVPVQIKTFWTATLCHPDDLPFTLNQLPELFTNFRKQVERHWEIRTTYPTPKKLTKLPKIDLGNLPILNDLGLTEPILDQGGVLSFQGGEMAGKSRVKEYIWDSDSLKTYKETRNEMLGTNYSSKFSAWLSFGCLSPRYIYEEVQKYEQTRVKNDSTYWLIFELLWRDFFRFICSKHGNKIFYKSGLQELNLPWLEDWERFNLWCEGKTGYPLVDANMRELAATGFMSNRGRQNVASFLTKNLGIDWRMGAEWFESLLIDYDVCSNWGNWNYTAGVGNDARGFRYFNIPKQSKDYDPKGDYLRHWLPELALIKGDKIHEPYKLFPEEQKRYGVILGVNYPRPIVDFFQSIKHNEKIYLQHFSEQ, encoded by the coding sequence ATGCGGGTTTTAATCTGGTATCGCAATGATCTGCGGGTTCACGATCACGAGGCAATTTATCAAGCTGTTCAAGAACAATTAGAGATAATTCCCTTCTATTGTTTTGATGAGCGTCAATTTGGTCTTACTTCCTACGGGTTTCCAAAAACTGGCAAGTTCCGGGCTAAATTTTTATTAGAAAGCGTAGCAGATTTACGACAATCTCTGGAAAGTTTAGGCGGTAATTTAATTATCCGACGGGGAAAACCAGAAGAAATTATACCGCAATTAGTTCAACAATTACAGATAGCCAAGGTTTATTATCATCAAGAGGTGACAGCCGAGGAATTAGTGGTAGATAAAGCTTTAAATAAGGCTTTATCTGGGGTTCCCGTGCAGATAAAAACTTTTTGGACAGCCACTTTATGTCATCCTGATGATTTACCTTTTACCCTTAATCAACTGCCGGAATTATTTACTAATTTTCGTAAACAAGTAGAACGTCATTGGGAAATAAGAACAACTTATCCCACGCCGAAAAAGTTGACAAAATTACCTAAAATAGATTTGGGAAATCTTCCGATTTTAAACGATTTGGGCTTAACAGAACCAATTTTAGACCAGGGAGGTGTTTTGTCGTTTCAAGGGGGTGAAATGGCAGGAAAATCACGGGTTAAAGAATATATTTGGGATAGTGATTCCTTAAAAACCTATAAGGAAACCAGGAATGAAATGTTAGGGACTAATTATTCCTCAAAATTCTCAGCTTGGTTAAGTTTTGGCTGTCTTTCCCCCCGTTATATCTATGAGGAAGTACAAAAATATGAGCAAACAAGAGTAAAAAATGACTCTACCTATTGGCTGATTTTTGAATTATTATGGCGAGATTTTTTCCGATTTATTTGCAGTAAACACGGTAATAAAATTTTCTATAAATCTGGGTTGCAAGAACTTAATTTACCTTGGTTAGAAGATTGGGAAAGATTTAATCTCTGGTGTGAGGGAAAAACTGGTTATCCCCTTGTAGATGCTAATATGAGAGAGTTAGCTGCTACAGGATTTATGTCGAATCGTGGCCGGCAAAATGTCGCTAGTTTTCTGACCAAAAATCTCGGTATTGATTGGCGTATGGGAGCAGAATGGTTCGAGTCATTATTAATTGATTATGATGTCTGTAGTAATTGGGGTAATTGGAATTATACTGCTGGTGTCGGCAATGATGCACGAGGATTTCGTTATTTTAATATCCCTAAACAGTCAAAAGATTATGATCCCAAAGGTGATTATTTACGTCACTGGTTGCCGGAATTAGCCCTAATAAAAGGCGATAAAATTCACGAACCCTATAAATTATTCCCAGAGGAACAAAAGCGTTATGGGGTGATTTTAGGGGTTAATTATCCCCGTCCTATTGTCGATTTTTTTCAATCGATCAAACACAACGAAAAAATTTATCTTCAGCATTTCAGTGAACAGTAA